The proteins below come from a single Takifugu flavidus isolate HTHZ2018 chromosome 6, ASM371156v2, whole genome shotgun sequence genomic window:
- the dlc1 gene encoding rho GTPase-activating protein 7 isoform X3 has product MVLLLIKLDQLDQEIQNALSTTSSMYSSPTLRRRPPRDFTLATVPPNRQNVTCTSGASAALGAKPKCGGGSNIPEKEKAEIEAKEACTWLRAAGFPQYAQLYEDAQFPIDISSVTRDHDFLDRDAIEALCRRLNTLNKCALMRLEISPHRKRSEDSDEDEPCAISGRWTFQRESKRWSRMDELDVFSKEPTDATSALVLKDQVSQKGRAALQEGNSSESVLTDLSEQPEVGSIHSSGSGGRMGEKNHCVTLTNEAVPAVRASSVASMCSSSCTGGSGGAIEDYLSDGMPPSPLETFGQFTFDDKTGAGGIGGSLDRGGGKSTRSRAKSFLKRMESLRLRAGTTSKRKKKGSSTGGKIEISGPVIKEGLDDDKLRRLNCVDISSINLNQNFNHNRNPTQTMTLNRNRSISYSTQTSNRSTGSTTSSQSEASSGSAVSTPSPVTRARSHSTAASSTKRGGMYLEGFDPFSIPQIGAEHLAAPAPKAAPSTPSKESNNMTINEQNCRNNLSIQDSTRLGEDEEEHMIFFYLPEGHKPGTFPKALQDGNALCNNRNTNGNSVILRRQQNRRQRSGSSGSVDSRVSFYDNVPHVERDEEEEGDEQKLDQVLQHVSGLQRFVNAWSEAVTAEEEEEEEEEGDSDSALDSASPCPSSPLQNRLEETENGSDQDSTGNPLGENEEGMRDRRDSGVGASLTRTSRPQKLRWPSFQNSHQPSSASAPLQISCQSVLQMNLLQKLSLLQLTALLEKHTPTNKQGFSWAVPKFMKRIKVPDYKDRNVFGVPLQVIVQRTGQPLPQGIQQAMRYLRGHCLDQVGLFRKSGVKSRIQTLRQMNEASGTDGAVNYEGQSAYDVADMLKQYFRDLPEPLLSSKLSETFLQIYQYMPKELHLQAVRAAVLLLPDENREALQTLLCLLSDVTASVAENQMTPTNLAVCLAPSLFHLNTLRKKESSSPRVMNRKQTLGKPDQRDLNENLAATHGLAHMIQECGKLFRIPEEMNHCRNSYMEQALLPRSLEDLVGEKTSLGATRSFLQDSLDTLLKEAKEKFKGYDSCPTPEQAELACRKLHDGFPLRLWKVTVEIPASPEDVLTRVLREQGHWDEDLLECRTVETLNDRTDIYQYVRNTMAPHPTRDHVVLRTWLTDLPKGACVLVCTSVDHSTVAAVGVRANILLSRYYIEPCGGNKSRLTHISRIDCRGRFPEWYNKMYGHLCAAEAARIRDSFTLPVEK; this is encoded by the exons AGATTGAAGCCAAAGAGGCCTGTACCTGGCTACGAGCAGCGGGTTTCCCACAGTATGCCCAGCTTTATGAAG ATGCCCAGTTTCCCATTGACATCTCCTCGGTCACCAGAGACCACGACTTCCTTGATAGGGATGCTATTGAGGCTCTCTGCAG GAGACTGAACACCCTTAACAAGTGTGCTCTAATGAGATTGGAGATCTCTCCTCACAGGAAGCGA AGTGAGGATTCTGATGAGGATGAGCCTTGTGCCATCAGTGGTCGTTGGACCTTCCAGAGAGAGAGTAAACGCTGGTCCAGGATGGACGAACTGGATGTTTTTTCCAAGGAGCCCACTGATGCTACTTCAGCCTTGGTCCTTAAGGATCAAGTATCCCAGAAAGGCAGAGCCGCTCTGCAAGAAGGAAATAGTTCCGAGAGTGTGTTGACTGACCTTAGTGAACAGCCTGAGGTCGGCTCCATCCACAGTAGTGGAAGTGGAGGTAGAATGGGAGAGAAGAACCATTGTGTCACCCTGACAAATGAAGCTGTGCCTGCTGTGCGTGCTAGCTCTGTGGCTAGCATGTGTTCGTCATCATGCACAGGTGGCTCAGGAGGGGCGATTGAGGACTATCTGTCTGATGGGATGCCTCCATCACCCCTTGAGACATTTGGACAATTTACGTTTGATGATAAAACAGGTGCGGGAGGCATAGGAGGAAGTCTAGACAGAGGAGGTGGCAAAAGCACTCGTTCAAGAGCTAAGAGCTTCCTCAAAAGAATGGAGAGTCTTCGTCTACGTGCTGGAACCACCTCCAAGAGAAAGAAGAAGGGCAGCAGCACTGGTGGGAAGATTGAAATCAGCGGCCCTGTCATCAAAGAGGGGCTTGATGACGACAAGTTGAGAAGGCTCAATTGTGTCGACATTTCCAGCATCAATCTCAACCAGAATTTTAATCACAACCGCAACCCTACACAAACCATGACACTTAACAGGAATCGCTCCATTTCCTACTCCACCCAGACCAGCAATAGGAGTACTGGGAGCACTACAAGTAGCCAGTCTGAGGCCAGCAGTGGAAGTGCAGTGAGCACACCAAGCCCAGTGACTCGGGCTCGAAGTCACAGCACAGCCGCATCATCTACGAAGAGAGGAGGAATGTACTTGGAGGGCTTTGACCCTTTCAGTATACCTCAAATAGGTGCCGAACATCTGGCAGCACCAGCTCCTAAAGCTGCTCCTTCCACTCCCAGCAAAGAAAGTAACAACATGACCATCAACGAGCAGAACTGCAGGAACAACCTCAGCATTCAAGACAGTACAAGACtaggggaggatgaagaggagcacaTGATCTTCTTCTACTTACCAGAAGGGCACAAGCCTGGAACGTTTCCCAAAGCTTTGCAGGATGGAAATGCATTATGTAACAACAGAAATACAAATGGCAATTCTGTGATACTTAGGAGGCAGCAAAATAGACGGCAGCGAAGTGGATCTTCAGGCTCTGTGGACAGCCGGGTCAGCTTTTATGACAATGTCCCTCATGTagagagagatgaggaagaagaaggagatgAACAGAAGCTGGATCAAGTGCTGCAGCACGTCAGCGGCCTGCAGCGGTTTGTTAATGCGTGGTCAGAGGCTGtgacagcagaagaggaagaagaagaggaagaagaaggcgATTCAGATTCGGCATTGGACTCGGCCTCTCCTTGTCCGTCTTCACCTTTGCAGAACCGACTAGAGGagactgaaaatggaagcgACCAAGACAGCACAGGAAACCCGCTGGGTGAGAACGAGGAAGGAATGagggacagaagagactctgGTGTTGGGGCTTCTCtaaccagaaccagcag gcctcagaaactCCGTTGGCCAAGCTTCCAGAACTCCCACCAGCCCAGTTCGGCCTCGGCTCCTCTCCAGATCAGCTGCCAGTCGGTGCTTCAGATGAATCTGCTCCAGAAGCTCTCCCTGCTTCAACTCACTGCACTGTTGGAGAAGCACACTCCTACCAACAAACAAGGCTTCAGCTG GGCTGTACCTAAGTTTATGAAGCGGATCAAGGTGCCCGACTACAAAGACAGGAATGTGTTCGGTGTCCCGCTGCAAGTCATCGTTCAGAGAACAGGCCAGCCACTTCCTCAGGGAATCCAACAAGCCATGCGTTATTTACGAGGCCACTGCCTTGACCAG GTTGGCCTTTTCAGAAAGTCTGGAGTTAAGTCACGTATCCAAACTCTGCGTCAGATGAATGAAGCAAGCGGCACAGATGGAGCCGTTAACTATGAGGGCCAGTCTGCGTATGACGTAGCAGACATGCTGAAGCAATACTTCAGAGATTTACCAGAACCCCTGCTCTCCAGCAAACTCTCAGAGACCTTCCTCCAGATCTATCAGT ACATGCCTAAAGAACTTCATCTGCAGGCTGTACGGGCCGCCGTGCTGCTCCTACCTGACGAGAACCGCGAAGCACTGCAGACACTCTTGTGCCTCCTGAGTGACGTGACTGCCAGCGTGGCTGAGAACCAGATGACCCCCACCAACCTAGCCGTTTGTCTGGCACCATCCCTCTTTCACCTCAACACACTGCGGAAAAAGGAGAGCTCATCACCAAG GGTGATGAACAGAAAGCAGACTTTAGGAAAGCCCGACCAAAGAGACCTGAATGAAAACCTGGCTGCCACTCATGGCCTGGCACACATGATTCAGGAGTGCGGAAAACTCTTCCGG ATACCAGAGGAGATGAATCACTGCAGAAACTCCTATATGGAGCAGGCTCTGCTGCCCCGGAGCTTAGAGGATCTGGTGGGCGAGAAGACCAGTTTGGGAGCCACTAGATCCTTTCTACAGGACAGCCTGGACACCCTGCTCAAAGAAGCCAAAGAAAAATTTAAAGGTTACGACAGCTGTCCCACACCAGAGCAGGCTGAGCTGGCCTGTAGGAAG TTGCATGATGGTTTCCCTCTGCGGCTGTGGAAAGTGACCGTGGAAATTCCAGCCAGTCCCGAGGACGTTCTGACACGAGTGTTGCGGGAGCAAGGTCACTGGGATGAGGACCTGCTAGAGTGCCGGACCGTCGAGACTCTCAATGACAGAACAGACATTTACCAGTATGTCAGGAACACTATGGCTCCACATCCCACCAGAgaccatgtggtgctgag AACATGGCTGACAGACCTGCCAAAGGGAGCGTGTGTACTGGTGTGTACATCTGTGGACCACAGCACTGTAGCTGCTGTCGGTGTCCGGGCGAACATCCTCCTGTCACGCTACTATATTGAACCCTGCGGAGGGAACAAGTCCAGACTTACACATATTTCCAGGATCGACTGCAG GGGTCGCTTTCCGGAGTGGTACAATAAAATGTACGGACACCTGTGCGCTGCTGAGGCGGCTCGGATACGAGACTCCTTCACCCTAcctgtggaaaaataa